The window ACCACCTAGAAAGGTTTGCGATGGTTCGTagtttcttcctctacatTGTCAAAAGCTCCCCTTGATAACTAACAATTTGATCAACCACTTACAGATTGCGGAGTGTACTTCAATGAACATAAGAAGATGCGCCCTCCTGAATTGTGGGACCCCAAACCCGCTTTAACCAATGGCCTAGGACGAAGTCAGACTGCTGGGCCATCCTCAACCACGGGTAAGAGCATTAATGCACCGGATCATAAGCGCCGTGGTCATAGTCATGATCTCTTCTCGGATGGTCCTGCGTCTGGGCTACGTTCGTCTCCCCGTTTAAAACGGCGTTCGTCTTCAGaccatcctccttcatcttctcattccCATTACAACACTCGCTCTCATccacctcaacctcctcctcacacCCTCCCATCACATACACATAGTATCCAAGGCCATGGAGCTGGAAGCAGTGACGCTGGAGGACATACGCCCAGCTCGTCAAGTACTACCGGTCATCCGATGGAGAGCCCACGGAAAAGATATAAACCCAAGACTGGTGTTGCACCGAGCCCGAGAATGGCGACGAGGGCTAGTACACGAGCGACTGTGGGTACGCCGTCAGACTTTTCGAGCGAGGTGTTTGGTTTTTCGCCGAGGACCATTACGGGGGAGAGTAGCGGACATGGGCATGGTCACTCTCATGGAAGTGGGTATGGAAGCACGAGTAGCACGCCTCATCCTGCACCTACACCTTCATCACAGGCCAATCCGACCCCAAATCCTTCGCACCCTACTCCCAACCCCTTGCATCCTGCCTCGAATGGATCACACCCAACACCCAACCCTTCACATGCTACGCCTGACGCCAATCCGATTCAACCTCCGGCTCATTCGCGCCCTCAGACACATCGACCGCAATCCCAGGGACCATCTGATCTTGATACGGAGTTTGACATCAACGCGTTCCTGTCATCGATGGATACTACGACCATTGGTGTGGACAATTTTGATCTAAATAGCCTGTTCACCGGAAATGATGGACAGGAGGTGAACGGCGAGCTAAATCAGGAGATAATGGACTTATTAGCAGGTTGGGAGGAGAATGCGGatgggcaagggcaagggcaggAGCAAGAGCAGGGCGAGGCGCGGTCGACTTAATTTTGCTTGTTGGGTCATAACAACTTTTCTTAATTTCATGTGAATCATTTTCACGATATATTTACTGTATGGAAAGTAATATGTACGAGATTGGTGAAGTGTTGTTTTGTTTATTCAAACGGGTGCGATGCATAGCGTACAGACATGACCAAAAATGTACAGGTATGATAAATATATGAAAAACTAGATGACCTAGAAGAAGCGCTTCCAAGCGTGTTTTTCGAATTCCTTAATCTTGagagccttcttcttgggccTACACGAAAAGTCAGTGTTGCTAACAAATCATATATGAAAAATACGTACAACTGAGGAACACGAGGCTCAACAAGTGCTCGCTTCTGCAAAGCCAAGAATCGATCTTTAAACAAGTTGCCTTCCGGTTTGACCTGTCGCAGACTTTCTGCCAAATCGTCGCCCAACTGCACTtcaactctcttcttttgaaCCCTATACTTTCCgaccttctctccttcctgcttgccccttttctccttttccttcttggcaagCTTCGctatcctctccttctcggcttgttccttctgcttccttTCAACTTCCCTCTTAAATGCTGCAAGCGAGGAAACAGAGTTGGCCAGTTTAcgcttctccttttcttgtcGAGCCGCTTCTTCGATTGCACGTTGTCGTGCTTGACGGTTGCGCTGAGCGGTAGTCTTGCGCTTTGAAGCTTTCTTCTCTGGCAAATCCTGATCTCCACTGGACTCCTCACCATCGGATTCGCCATCGCCGACCAGCATGCCTTCGGCAAATTCTGATCGCTCAATATGTCTGCGCGCTTCGACGACAGAACCAAATTTCTCAATAAGAGcagcttcctccttttcacGCTCAACAGCGGCAAGTTCTTCCTTGTAGGCTTCGTCAATGAGTTTAGCGTGAGACTCAGCAGAAGGGTTATAAGAAACGCCACCCTCAGGAGTCTCGACCGCCTTGTCTACAGAACCGAGATAGGCGGCTCGCTGACGGGCGATAGTCACGGGCaccttgaccttcttctttacaATGGTCTCCTCTCCAAAGCCACCCTCGACTTCAAACgcctgctcctcttcccacacGTCATTTTCCACAGGCCCCCTGGCCTTAATATCGGCGCTTGCTAAACCAGTGCCGTCGGAGAAAGCTTGAGTCTTACGAGCGATGCGCTTGAGACGCTCCTTCTCGgccgaggagaggagaggttttttcttttgagGAGCAGTTTTAGACACTCGAGAGGTGAGCGAGGGAACAGCAGAGCGTTCAGATAGGATAGCAAGAGATCTGAGTGGCTTATGTTGACGTTTCGCTTTCGCGCCGACTTGAGCATCACCGACAACATCGACCGTGAACAGCTCGTTATTGGACTTAGTAGTCATCGGTCCACTGTCATCTCATCAGTTACCGAATCTTACAATACATCCAATGTAGGACAACCTACCCAGTAACCCGTTCATCCTCCCTAGCCTTCTCCAACGCCTCCTCTTCGTGCGTTATGTCAatattcttcctccatgCCTTCTTACCCTTTCTCGACGACTGTGAATGGGTTGCAGGAGCTCCCAGGTCGTGCGCTGCCGCCTTCCCCTTGCCTTTTGACTTGGAATTAGCTGCAGGCCGGTCATAAGGTTTAGCGTGGGTCCTACTTGACGCTCTGGGGGCCATTTTTGCAGTTAATTCGTTTGCACGAGATGTTGAAAGATTTTGGACGCGGATGATGGCCCAAAAACAAAATCCGTGTTCAAACTTTTTTTAAAACTATATTTAAGATATATCTAATTTCTTAGTTAATTTATCCCGAAATGTCGAAGTCATCCGAGCAAAACGTCCACTTACTTTCGAGTTGCAAAAAAAGACAACATTAACTCGAAAATGAGCTCAAGGCCCATCGTGCGCTTCGGTCAGACTTCTCTCTCGAGGGGAATTGCAACCTCGACGCCCTCTTTCGCCCCTAAGAAAGGTGCGTGCAGTCTCGAGATCTTAGTTTTCTGTTTGGAAGTTGTGTACTGATGGTGAAATCGCAGCTGCCGCTACCACAGCTAAAGCCAAGCAGGGTTTCGCccgaaagaagaaggacgcTTCTAGTGGAAGTGGCGGAGGAAGCGTGAGCTGCAGTCAGAATGACATGGAAGAAGTAACGCTAATATGAGGTATAGAACAACATCGCTTTGAGATACTCTATGTCTGCGAACCCACCAGACCTTTCTGATCTCCCTAGGCTCAACCCTGTATGTAGTTAGCACTCGGAAAAGGACAAATCTGACAAACTACGATAGGATAAGTTCCGAAAAGACAACGTTGGCAAGCCtaccatcttctctcagGACGTGCAAGACAAACTCAAGTCTTTCGGCTTGCCCTCAAAGATTGACAAGGAATATGCTTCTGCTGGTGGGCCAGTTAGCGTTGTGAGAGAGGCTACTTTGGGCCTTGTGAAGCGCGTGGAGGGTGCAAAGACTGGAAGTAGCAAGCTTGCAAGATACATTCTTAGTGCGTAAATCGGTTTGTTCTAGTGGGTGTGAGCTAATAATAACTGAAGCTGGTGAGCGAGGAAGTGGTAAAAGTGTTCTCTTGGTCCAGAGCGTCGCCTATGCTATCGAGTCCGGATGGATTGTCTTGTATTCTCCTCGAGGCATGTATACAGTCCCATTTAAAGGTATAAATAGCTGCTAACTGTTCGACAGCCTCAAAATGGGTAAACTCAACCTCCCAATACATCTATGACCCTGAAACCAAGACCTACGCTCAATGGGAATCTGCACAAAACATTCtttctgttcttcttgagaCCAATAAGGACAAGCTCAGCGCCATTGAACTTTCAGAAAGGGTGGAGCTCACGAAGGGCAAGAGCGTGAAGGCTGGAGAGAGCGTGGCCGTTTTGGCTCAGCTGGGTGTGAAGGACGATAGGTCAGCCGTCAAGGTTTTGGaagctgttgttgatgCACTGGAAAAGCAGACCAAGTGCGTAACCTAGCGCCATGAAATGAAATTGAGCTAATTCTATGTAGATTCCCCGTTTTGTGGGCTATTGACGAGGCTCAAACTCTCTTCAACACCTCCAAGTACCGTGCCGCTGACTACACTCCCATCGAACCTTACCATCTCTCTACTCCTCGTCTTGCGCTTGACTTTATCACTGGTAGACGATCCTTCGTACGTTATCACCTCATTTCCTTGAAGCATTACTGACAACAGGCATAGTCTCGAGGCGCGGTTGTCACCTGCCTATCCCTCTCCGATCCCTCtaaccttccttcccccgCTCTTCGATCCgccctttctctctcttcatctaccCCTCTTACTCCTTATACTCCCATCAACCCCTACCACTTTGCTCACGCCGAGAGTCTCACGCCCATCAACGTTCCCTACGGTATGAACTCTCAAGAAGCGGCGGGTCTTTTCGAGCTTTTCGCCAAGAAGGGCTGGGCTCCTAATGGATCGGATGAGTTGTTCATGGAGAGTTTTGTGGCGAGCCAGGGGAACCCTAGGGAGATGGGCAAGGGTTTGGGGAAGACCTTTATGCCGCTTACAGCTTAAATTCATTTTCGCCATGCATCGGTATCAAAAGGATGCATATTATCATAGCAATAATCCCCTTCAAACAGGAATGGCACTAATCAGACAGTTAATCAATCCTAAATCATCCTTGCAGCCAAGAACTTGCTTTTCAGCTGATGTCGAAGACAATAGATTCTTGATTATGCAACAGTTGACaacgaaaagaaaggatCGATTCAAGAACACTTTTATCATTAAGAACCGCGACGTTCCGACTACTGATTGTAAGTTAAGTTCTGACCAATGTATAACTAGGGATCCCCGCTTCATGACACAAGAACACGATCTCGCCAAAAGATAATGCAACCAACAAATGGATTGCAGGACTGGAAACTATCCATCACCATTAATAAAACTGCATGGATTTGAAAGCTGTACGATGAAGTATAACgaagaatgatgacaaTGGAAAACCTGGTCAAGCGCAATGTGAAGTCTTATAATCTAACGTGCTAAAGAACCGAAAAATCACTTTTAGTTAAAGCATTCGGGGATAATACGACATGACCATACGGTTCCCATTGGTAAAATGAGTGGCTCAAAATATGTGGTAAGTAACATAATGAACTTTTCATAATCAAGACAGGGTAAAAGGTATAGACGACTCATTGAATCGCAAGCGTGTCACCTAAAGTTGAATTTCAAGGCCGATAAGGATAACACAAGCACCTTTCGAACATCGTTATCCTCATCTAGATTTCTCGTCAACTCATGTATGAGAACTCTAACCATCATTTGGCCAGAAGAAATGGGGCCAATCCAGATGATATATCCATTTTGAGCTGACTTTGAGTGCGCTGATATCAATATACTTGTACGCGTCCATCCCGTCTCCATATGGATCCCATAATGTCACGCTAATAAAACATTCATTTAGCTCTGCGCCCCTTAAAAACGCTGTTATATATATTGAAACATACTTCGAGTTATTAGTAATAGTGCTGACGGTATAGTATTGGTCTTTGGCGAGAGATGAATCCGGTGTATCCGTTGTGTAAATGAGAACGGGCGATCCATCTACCTTTTGCATGAAGTTCACTAATCTCACAAGATCAGCAAAACCTCCAAAAGCAATTTAATCAAACaggagaagggggaaaCTCACACCATGTCGCATCATCGTCTGGAATACTTTCCCTCACAGCATCCTTCCCCGTCAAATAAACCAGCCCCCACACAcctgcctcctccaccctcgTACGATCTGTCTCAGTCTTGCTTGacatcaacatcttcccttTATAgcctctctctccatctgtAGTGTTATAAACCCCGTCACCGCCCATATTCTCTATAGCTACATCAAGTGCCCCTCCCAACCACCCTCCTTCGGCCGAGTTATCTGCTAGAGCAGTGTTCGCCTCGTCAAAGGTGATGACTGACGTAACTGGTTGAAAAAGTCTTGACCAAACTGTGAATGAGGCGCGAGTCGTGTGGTACAAGTCGCCTTGTATGTCGGATACAAGAGAGAGCGGCCACATGTGGTTGCATTTCGAGATGGCGCAGAGGGCAGAAACGAGCCAATCTGCACCAGAGTTGCATTTGTAGTCTGTGCACCTTGCAAGCCCATCAGAACCGACGATGGCGGAAGTGGGggtagaagaagacgaagaactAGGGCTAGCAGGGGTGGaggcagaagcagaagaagaggcaggggcagaggaagaggcagaggcagaggcaggTTGGTCTGTCACAGCAGCTGAAGCAGTAACAGACTCTGACGAGCCTTTAGTAGAACTGACTGATGCCGAAGCTGGTATAAAAGTCTGTGAACCGTCTGTCACACTTGCGAAAGCTCCCGCCCCAATTTTGCTTGTCACAGATACATCTAAACTCACACTCCCACTCTCGTCAGGACACTCAATCCCGTCTGAAGCGGAATTCGACGTCGCCGCTGGTGCAGCAGAGGTTACAGTGACCGAGGCCACCAGAGAGCCAGAGTGGAAAATTGATTCAGACTCGTCTGCACAGTCATGCAGCTCCAAGGTGGTGGGGGATCCTTGTGGGATGGAGGTGACGTACGGCTCGGCGCTGGTGACAACCGCTGAAGATTCGTCCGGACAGTCATTGATAATTTCTGAGGCAGATGTGactgcagcagcagtagcTGAAGTGATTTCAGCAGCGCTAGTTATGATTGCCGAGGATGGGGATCCTGACACAGTTTCGGAGAGAGCTTCAGAGGTAAATTTCGCTGAAGTGCCTTCAGGGGCGCTTGTGcttgggaagagagtgagaCCTTCGGTATCtaggaatgaagaagggggtGTGTTCCCAATGACTATCCCGACCGCTCTTATATCAGAAATCACCTCAACATCAAGTAAAGATAGGTATAAACATGCACTCACCCTGCATTGGGAATATGAACGATAATAAAATGAGTGGCAGGTTGCGCATTCTGCTCTCCGGATAGAGTGCTAGTTGCTGGAATTATAAAGTGAATTATCGGCTTATGCTAATGTGTGACGATGTTGTTCATCAGTATATCATTAAAAATATCTGCATATATGGGATCGACAAGTCAAGGCATGCCGTCTGCATTCCTCAAAAGAAGATTTATCCCACAAGGGAAGTGAAAGTCTGGGGAGTATGTAAAGAACGGAACGTTGCATCCCCGCTATCCTCGTCGCAGCTTTGCTTGCAGGCACCTTGCTAGAGGAATCTTGCATACAGTTGGGAAAAGTCTTGGGGGGCCTTCCTTTTTAGGAGTAATTTTCGGATCCTTTGACTAGGTTGACAAGGGGTATTTCACGAAATAAAGGGATGGACGTGATGAATGATTTGCATTCCTGCAGAAAATGAGCGATAAAACCACGTGTCTAGGTAACCGGTCGCTAGCAATCAAAAAGGTTGGTGTCTAAAATGCCAAGTGGGGTATCGATGCATGTTGTACAATTGTATTACAGGTTGCTAATATCTCATCTAGGCATCTAACAACATTTCATCAGCATTCTTCCAGTCTTTTTGTGCTGCTTCTGTAAACGCAATACATGAAAGTTAATTTGCGTACCTGAATGCCcgcctccttcctccacgATTCAaactccttttccttctcctgatAGCTCTGGACCAAGGAATCTAACACTTCCTTGATACCAGAATGTGTCGTCTCCAGGGTCGGCACGACATCTTGTACAGAGCGCTTGACGAGGGTGCCGCCTATAAGACGGTAGCATGCACGTGATGGTTCGGATGATTTTAACGGGCGGAGAGTAGAGAGGACCAAGCTGTgatagaaaaaaaaaataagGACCGGTGTAAAGCAGAAGGAACGCCAGACGTAACGCACGAGTATTCGTCCATCTCCGATTCCAGCTCTCCAATCTTCTGGGCGAGGTTTTGAAGCTCAGTCCTGTATCTTTGGAAGATAATGGAGGCCTCCTGGGCGTTCGTAGGAGCCTTGGGAGGCATTTTGGGAGAGAAATCTGCGGTTATTAGATACTTTTGGAGAGTGTACGCACAAAAGTACAGGTCTCGTTAACAAGGCTcgacgaggacgacgataaaaaaaatcattGCGTCATCATTTTCGGGAATAAGGCCTAATGCCGAGCTGTGGCGGAATGTACATTTGCTTAATCCTTTTGTCCTTGCTCTTTCCAACGCTCCTAGGGCATATATCCAAAAAAGGGCCATACCCAACCCACTCTTCCCGTAAAATCGTCTCAAATCCACCATGGCCGACTGCATAACCATAGCTCCAGAGCTCTCCTTCAAGGACCAGGTATGTGTTAATCCGCTTTTCCCCCGGTCAATTTTGAGCTGACAAGATCTTTTTCGCTACGTCTTTTCCCAAAAGATCACAGAGCTTGCTGCTCACCTTTCTAGGTCATTGCCCAATGCCGACAACCAAGTCGCTGTGAAGGAGTTTGTGCAGGGATACGAAAACCAGGTGGCCacagaggaagggaaggatgatgtggaagacgcgaagaagaaacaggTTGTGAAGAGCATTGTGGACAAGTTTGTCGAGTTGAAGGGTGGGCTTGAGGCTGCCAAGGAGTCTGGTAAATTGTTTCTGTTCTGTTAATGGATTTGTGGAAAAATATTTCATACTGATTTTACCGGCACAGAGGTCGAGAGTTCCCACTTTTTATTACAACATGTCCTTTCAACCACTTTTGACCAAGCGTCAGAAGAGTATGCGCAGGCGGTTAAGGATGTCAACGAGGCCGTTAAGAAGGGCGCGCAAGAGACCACCAAGATCACAAGGGCTGAGGCTGCTTCTCGAGTGTATGCAATCTCTTACATTGTATTTGAAATGAAAAGGCTAATTATTCTTGCAGTCTCAAAAACACCTACAacttccttccctcaaaCTCTCCTATCCGaccttccacccttctcgCTTTGATGTCGCTCCTCGCCTCTACCCTTGACTTGTCtgctcttcccctctctaCATCTACCCTCCTCCCCGCTCTCTCTTCATGgtccatcccttcttccgaaAAGGTGTCTTTCCTCACAACTGCCTCTGGCCTCTATCAATCCACCGGCAACCTCGCCAAGGCGCTTGAGCTTCTCACCCTTGCTTTGAAGGAGTCTGTCGAGCCTACGGTTGTGGAGAAGGCTGTTTTGCTCGCCTTAGCTGTCCCAAACCGGTTTGAATTGGATGATGTGCTTGCCGTGCAGGGCGTCAAGGAGCAGCTTGGGGAGGTCCAGGGTGTGGCCGAGTTATTTGAGGGcgatgaggttgaggctattgagaagggcaagaagtGGGCGGCGGAGAACGTTTCTTTGATCGAGGGTGCTGGTAAGTTTCCAAGTTGTCGTAATGAAAGGTTTAGTGAGAAAACTAACGTTTTGTCACAAACAGGTATTCCTGGGTTCACTTCCGAGACAATCTTGAGAAAACTTCGACTTATTGCCCTTGTTGCTCTTTGCGCCAAGAGCGAGACCCGTCAACTCGAATACGCGCCCATCGCCAAGGCGTTGGCTATCGAAGAATCCGAGGTTGAGACTTGGGTCATTGACGGTCAGTAACATATCTGAATGATCTATAGCGCCTCATTTGCTGACATGGAACTCACGCACTACCAGCCGTCCGATCAAAGCTCATTGTCGCCCGAATTTCTCAACCCCAGTCCCTCATCCGCATCCAATCTATTTCCTCGGTCACCGAGTCTTCCCGTCGCTTTGGCCCTAATGAATGGCAGCTGCTTGAGAAGCGATTGGAacagtggaagaagagcgtgAACGAGGCCAGGCAGGTTGTTGAGGAGGCCGAGCTTGTCGCCCAACAAGGTTTGGGACAGcagaggaggggagggaagaggagagaggagaagaaggagaaggaggaaaaggaggagcaggagtaATTGATCTGTCTGGGATAGGAGTTGGTGTATAGATACATATGCATTTGTGGCTATTTTCGCGCTTGATATTTGATGATCGGTTGTTGTTTTGTAGGATGTTGCGGCGTTGGCCGTCGCCATTCTACCGCCCTCGCGCTTGTGCATACATCTGATCT of the Cryptococcus tetragattii IND107 chromosome 2, whole genome shotgun sequence genome contains:
- a CDS encoding mitochondrial 37S ribosomal protein mS29, translated to MSSRPIVRFGQTSLSRGIATSTPSFAPKKAAATTAKAKQGFARKKKDASSGSGGGSNNIALRYSMSANPPDLSDLPRLNPDKFRKDNVGKPTIFSQDVQDKLKSFGLPSKIDKEYASAGGPVSVVREATLGLVKRVEGAKTGSSKLARYILTGERGSGKSVLLVQSVAYAIESGWIVLYSPRASKWVNSTSQYIYDPETKTYAQWESAQNILSVLLETNKDKLSAIELSERVELTKGKSVKAGESVAVLAQLGVKDDRSAVKVLEAVVDALEKQTKFPVLWAIDEAQTLFNTSKYRAADYTPIEPYHLSTPRLALDFITGRRSFSRGAVVTCLSLSDPSNLPSPALRSALSLSSSTPLTPYTPINPYHFAHAESLTPINVPYGMNSQEAAGLFELFAKKGWAPNGSDELFMESFVASQGNPREMGKGLGKTFMPLTA
- a CDS encoding eukaryotic translation initiation factor 3 subunit M; amino-acid sequence: MADCITIAPELSFKDQITELAAHLSRSLPNADNQVAVKEFVQGYENQVATEEGKDDVEDAKKKQVVKSIVDKFVELKGGLEAAKESEVESSHFLLQHVLSTTFDQASEEYAQAVKDVNEAVKKGAQETTKITRAEAASRVLKNTYNFLPSNSPIRPSTLLALMSLLASTLDLSALPLSTSTLLPALSSWSIPSSEKVSFLTTASGLYQSTGNLAKALELLTLALKESVEPTVVEKAVLLALAVPNRFELDDVLAVQGVKEQLGEVQGVAELFEGDEVEAIEKGKKWAAENVSLIEGAGIPGFTSETILRKLRLIALVALCAKSETRQLEYAPIAKALAIEESEVETWVIDAVRSKLIVARISQPQSLIRIQSISSVTESSRRFGPNEWQLLEKRLEQWKKSVNEARQVVEEAELVAQQGLGQQRRGGKRREEKKEKEEKEEQE